Genomic window (Vampirovibrionales bacterium):
GGCCTCAACGGTTTAGAGCGGAAGATGGAGAGAAGAGACACATGAATAATTCGAGAGTGACTGGTAATAGCCCCGATTGGCATTCGTATAAACTGAAAAAAGAGGCAAAGTCTCACAAAGCGGCCGCCAATCCTGCGCCCGCAGCCGCTGCGCCAAAATCGGCCTCTGCAGCGCCTCAATCCCAGTCGACGACAGCTTCGTCGCAAGGCTGGAAGAAAAATTTAGACGCCGTGTTTGAGCCGTCTACTTCGGATAGTCCGGCTGGCTGGGGCGCGTCTCTTTCGTCCAGAGAAGCCACTCATGCCAACACTCAGGCCATTAAGGACGCGACAAAGCTTCCGGATGATGCGTCCAGCGAAGCTGCCCCTGCCCCTGCGAGCGCTGCCAGCGCGACGACACAACAGGCGGCTGCCCCGGCTTCTAAAACGCCTAATTTCGATCTCGGTTATTCGGGGAGCATGGTTCCGCCGAACCAGATCTATGGCCCGGAAAATGATCCGCATACCATCGACACGACTAAATATGGCCCTTACACCTACGGCGAGGCGGAGCAAGCCGAGGCGAAGGCGAATGAATTAAATACCCCCGATGACCAAAAAATCCAGTCTGTGTCGGCAAGCGCGCTGGCAAGCGGTCTTGAGAAGTTATCTGAGAAACGGTATTTAGATGATCATAGCAGTTTGACCCGCGAAGAAATTCAACTGGAACTTCAGGAAGACAGAGCGTCTGCCAAAGGCGATAAACTGCTCACCGCCGATGAACGTAAAGCCCTTCGCATGGCCGCGCAAGTGGCCGGCAATAAATTAACCGTTGATTGGGTGACGCCTTCGCGGTCTAGTCAATCGACCACATTTGTCGATGCGCACGCCGCTAAAAACGCCGCCAAGCTCGATGGCGACGACAGCACCGTGACGCGCGAGGAGCTTCAGGCGACCCTTTACAAACGGCCAAAATCTGCGTCGCTTGAAGAATCCAGGAAAGCCATTCAGGATGCGGGCGGCGTCCCGGCTGCCACGACCTATAATCGCGCTAAAAAGGTTCGGTAATTTCCATTTAAACAATAACAGGACAGGGCCTCGCACAGCATCGGGGCCCTGTTGCTTTGAAAGGGGGGCTTTTTGGACAGTTTTTAGGAGGTCTCAGGGCTTGCCGTTACAAAGCGCCCCCACGCCTTGCCCCAGAGCTGTCGCATGACCTATGATACCCGTAGTCTTCATCTGAATGACTATAGGAGTCGGCTCACTATGAAATTTACCGTACAGCGGGATCTCTTTCAGCAGGCCATCGCCGCCGCCCAGCGCGCCACCTCTTCGAGGCCCATTCAGCCGATTCTGGCGCATGTGCTGCTTCAGTCGCAGGGCGACAACCAGCTGAAATTGTCGGCGACGGACCTCGATTTTGCGCTGGAAACGACGGTGGAGGCCGAGGTCAGCGAGCCCGGACAAACCACGCTGTCGGCGCGCAAGTTGGCCGATATCATGGCCAAGCTGCCGCCGGGCGTCGCCGTGTCGTTTCAGGTGGATGAAAGCGCGCAAACGGCGCGGATTCGCTGCGGATCCAGCTCGTTTGAACTGCGGACCCTGCCCGCCGCCGATTTCCCCGAGCTGAAACCCATTGATCAGGAGCAGTATCTCGAAGTGGATGGCCGCGCGCTGATTCGCGCCATCAACCAGACGGCTTTCGCCGCTGCCAGCTATGAGTCCAATAACGTGCTGGGCGGCGTCTTCTTTCGACTCACGGCGCAATCGCTTGAAATGGCCGCCACCGATGGCTCGCGGCTGGCGCGATCCATTGAAGCGCTGAGCGCGCCGCCCGCCTTGGGCGAGAGCGCCAGCGTCAGCGCGATTATTCCGGTAAAGGCGCTTCAGGAGTTCGTCAAGCTGGCGGGCGGCTCGCTGGAGGCCGATGAGAAAGTACGGCTGGCCATCAGTCAGGGGCAAATTTCGCTGCGAACGCCGCATCTGTACGTGCTGTCGCGCCTGCTCGACGGTCAGTACCCGCAATACGGCCAACTGATTCCTCAGGAAAATAAAATCGTGGCGCTGGCCAATCGCCAGGCCTTTATCGCCTCGCTGGAGCGCGCCGCCGTCATGGCCAACGAGCGCACCAATGTCGTCAAACTCACCTTCGAAGGCGATCATTTGAGCCTTGCGGCCAACACGCCGGATGTGGGCGACGCCAGCGACGCGATGAATGTGACGTTTGAAAACGACGAGCCGCTGATCATCGCCTTCAACTACAAGTTTTTGCTGGATGCGCTCAAGGTGATTGAATCCGACGACGTGCGGATGGAAACCAATGGCGCGCTGGCCCCGACAGTGTTTAAATCGCGCGACCGCGATGATTACCTGTGTCTGGTGATGCCGGTTCAGGTGAAATAATCCCGCTGGCGGGCGCAGGACGCATTGATGAAACTCCATGGGCTGACGGCTCGACGTTTTCGTAATATTACGGATCAGACGCTGCGCTTTTCGCCGGGCGTGAACCTGATTCTGGGTGAGAATGGACAAGGCAAGACCAATCTGCTGGAAGCCATTTACCTGCTCTCGTATACGCGATCGCCGCGAACCCGGCAAGAGCGCGAGCTGTTGATGGCGGGCTCGCAGGAAGCCATGCTCAGCGCCACGGTGATGACGCGCGGCGGCGCGGGCTGCGAACTGGGCGCGCGACTTTCGCTCAGCGAAAATAATGACGCCTCTCGCCTTAAAACCTCCTTCTTGCTGAATGCCTCGCCGGTTCGCACGCGCTCGGCGCTGCTGGGCCATGCGCCGACAGTCTCGTTTTTTAATACCGACCTGCTGCTGCTGCGCGGCGCGCCGGACTATCGCCGTCAGTGGCTGGATGCGGCCATTGTCCAGTACGACAAGCGCCATTTTACGCATCTGGCCGACTATCAGCGCGTGCGTCAGCAAAAGGCCCGCCTGCTGAAAACCGCGCTTGAAACCGGCATGAGTGGCGACGCGCGCGCCCAGCTTGCCATCTGGAACGACCAATTGGCGCAGACCGGCGGACGGGTCAATGCCCTGCGCGCCGACTATTTGAAGCGATTGGGCGCGCGCGCGTCCTTGACCTACGCCGACTTGTCGGCGGGGCGCGAAACGTTGACGATGCAATACCGCTGCCATGCGCTGGCCGATGCGCCAACCGCCTGCGCGGATTTGTCCGATCCGGCGGATGAGACGGCGTGGGCGCAGATTCTTGCCGAGGCGCTCACGCGGCGCGAGCCGGAAGAGTGGCGTCGCGCGGCCTGTCTGGTGGGCCCGCATCGCGATGACGTGGATTTTGCGCTCGATGGGCTCGATGCGTGCGCTTACGGCAGTCAGGGACAGCAACGCACGGTCGCGCTGGCGCTGAAACTTTCTGAACTGGCGCTATTGTCTGAGCGTCTGGGAGACTGGCCGGCGCTGCTGCTGGATGATGTCATGGCCGAACTCGATCCCAAGCGTCAAAGCGAGTTAATCGACCGACTCGATCCCGGTATTCAGGTGTTTTTGACGACGACGCATCTGGAAGGGCGCTTAAAAGAGGCGGTCGGGCGCTTGATGCGCGCCTCAGACGCTACGGCGGCCGCTTTTGAGGCGCGCGGCGGCGCGTATTGCGAGCGGGCCTTGGCGCCGGTCTCATTGGCCCCGCTGTCAGAAGAGGCGCTGGTGAGTGGCCTCTGAGTTTTCCGACGAGAAGCGGGCGGGACGGGGCGCCAGGCGGGCGAAATCTCCCCGGATTCAGACGCGGCGCGCTGCATCGGAGTTGACGTCCCTGGCCAACGTCTTGCCTCAGGTGGGAGAATCGCTGGGGCTGGAGCGAAAAGCCGCAGAACTGGCCATGCTGGCCTTGTGGCGCGAACTGACGCCGCCGCCTTATCGCGATCGCAGCCGGGCTTTGAAAATTATTCGTCAGGGAGAGGCGCAGGTCTTGCAAGTGGGCGTCGAAGACGGGGCGACGGCGGGGGACCTGTCGTTTCAACTGGAGGCGATTCGCGCGCGTTTGAACGCGTTTTCGGCGCAGACGGGCGTGACGATCGATCGGATTCAGTTAATGACGCGCTAGAGCGTAAGCGGGCGAGACGCCTCATGGCGGGACCCGGTACGCGATTCAAACGTGCGGGTCAATCGGGCGGTGCTTGCCCAGTTGATGCCGCCCATGATCGTTCCCAACCAGGCGATGGCGCTTAGCGGCGCGCCCGCCAGACCGATTCCCAGTAAGGCGGAGGCCGCCAGCGTCCCCACCGGCGTCATGACGCCCATGGTCCAGGCGCGGGCCTGGCGACGGCGAAACGCCTCAAAGCGGTTGGTGAGCAGCATGCGCAGCGGGTTGTAAAAGCCTGTACGCAGCTCCGTTTCCAGAAAGCGATTCATCACGGCGATGATCAGCGTCGGCGGGGTTAAATTTAGCGCCATGCCGGCTGTCATGATGACCGCATAGCCGATGGTACAGGCTTTAATGCCAACGCGCGCCACCAGTCGATTGACGATAAAAAGCTGGACGACTAGCGAAATCATCAGCGAAAGGGTCAGATACCAGCCCAGGAATCCGCCCATGTCGTTTTCATTGGTGAAATGCGTCTGAAAAAACCGGCTGTACTGGTAATTCAACAGCCATCGACACAGGATAAACGTGATGGAACTTGCGCTCATCCATTGCAACATGGACGACCCGCGCAGGAATTGCCAGAAATCGCGAAGACCGCCGCCGGGCGCATCGCGCTGAATCACGTCGCCGCGCAACGGCAGACGGCGCTGCATCAGTTCAAGCGCTGCGATGCAAATCAGGGCCAGCGCGGCATAGGCCAGCACAAAATCCAGCATGCTGAAAACCCCGGCAAGCGCGCCCAGCAGCGCCCCGCCCAACGCCCCGCCCAGACGGCCGCCCGCGTAAATGGCTGGCAGGACGCGATCCAGCTCGCTTCGGGTGAAGTAATCCTGCAAATACGAGCCGAAGTGCATCAGCGCCATGGTGAAAGAGATTTCGCGGCTGACAAAGAGCAGGCCGTAACACCACGTGGGCGGATGCGTCATCCAGTGCAGGGCGCCCCATGCGCCGAGAAACGAGGCCATACTCAGCGTTAAAATCGCCTGAAACAGCCGTGTTGAGGAGAAGCGGCGCGCCAGCGTCATATACAGGGCCATCAGCGCCATATTGAGCAGCGCCGTGACGGCGTAATACCCCGGCAAGGCGGCGGCCCCTACCCGATGCACAAACATGGACAGCGATACGGCGTCGCCCAGCGCCAACATGGCGAACATTGCCGTATAAAGCGAAAAAAACGGGGTCAGCCGCTTTAAATCGCCGCTTTGAAGGTAGAAGAGGTTAATCGCCATGGGGGCAGAGGCTCAATTTTTCGAAGAGCGTAATCAATATAACGCGTTAAAAATCCGCAAATTTCATACAAATGCTCAGAAGAGAGAGCTAACAAGTCTAATGTTTCATAGTTTGATAAAGGGAGAATATAATCGAGCCCTGTTTTATTGGTAATTTTTTTGGTGATAGCGACGTTGTTCATTAACATCAGACGATCAATTTTTTCAGAATCGTATCGCATAGACGATATCTTAACAATAGAAGGAATGGCGTGAATTCTATCCCCATCTCGAAACGCAAAAAATCGGAGTTCATATTTATGACCATGAAAAATACTACCGGGAAAATCGATGACAGGAGAATCAATAAATTCACATACGGCGTATGGAAATACATGTTCTCCAACCCCATAATATCGTTGGCAAGATTCAATTGATAGATCAATTTTTTGAATAATCGATTGCTCGGATTCAG
Coding sequences:
- the dnaN gene encoding DNA polymerase III subunit beta, whose protein sequence is MKFTVQRDLFQQAIAAAQRATSSRPIQPILAHVLLQSQGDNQLKLSATDLDFALETTVEAEVSEPGQTTLSARKLADIMAKLPPGVAVSFQVDESAQTARIRCGSSSFELRTLPAADFPELKPIDQEQYLEVDGRALIRAINQTAFAAASYESNNVLGGVFFRLTAQSLEMAATDGSRLARSIEALSAPPALGESASVSAIIPVKALQEFVKLAGGSLEADEKVRLAISQGQISLRTPHLYVLSRLLDGQYPQYGQLIPQENKIVALANRQAFIASLERAAVMANERTNVVKLTFEGDHLSLAANTPDVGDASDAMNVTFENDEPLIIAFNYKFLLDALKVIESDDVRMETNGALAPTVFKSRDRDDYLCLVMPVQVK
- the recF gene encoding DNA replication/repair protein RecF — translated: MKLHGLTARRFRNITDQTLRFSPGVNLILGENGQGKTNLLEAIYLLSYTRSPRTRQERELLMAGSQEAMLSATVMTRGGAGCELGARLSLSENNDASRLKTSFLLNASPVRTRSALLGHAPTVSFFNTDLLLLRGAPDYRRQWLDAAIVQYDKRHFTHLADYQRVRQQKARLLKTALETGMSGDARAQLAIWNDQLAQTGGRVNALRADYLKRLGARASLTYADLSAGRETLTMQYRCHALADAPTACADLSDPADETAWAQILAEALTRREPEEWRRAACLVGPHRDDVDFALDGLDACAYGSQGQQRTVALALKLSELALLSERLGDWPALLLDDVMAELDPKRQSELIDRLDPGIQVFLTTTHLEGRLKEAVGRLMRASDATAAAFEARGGAYCERALAPVSLAPLSEEALVSGL
- a CDS encoding DUF721 domain-containing protein; the protein is MASEFSDEKRAGRGARRAKSPRIQTRRAASELTSLANVLPQVGESLGLERKAAELAMLALWRELTPPPYRDRSRALKIIRQGEAQVLQVGVEDGATAGDLSFQLEAIRARLNAFSAQTGVTIDRIQLMTR